The Nitrospira sp. sequence GGCTTCTGGCCGTTGCACCGAAGCTGCGGATTCTCGTCCTCACCAGTTACGCCGAGGATACCACGGTGATGGCTGCCGTTCAGAACGGGGCGCATGGATATGTGCTCAAGGATGTCCGCATGGATGACCTCATCCGTGCCATTCGCACCGTCGCCACCGGTCAGGGCTATCTGGACCCACGAGTGACCCAGCAGGCGCTCCACTGGATTCGGACCAGCTCACATCTGGGCGTGACTCCCCAAGGAGTCTCCCGATTATCCCCGCAGGAACGCCTCATTCTGCCTCTCCTGGCGGAAGGAAAAACAAACAAAGAGATTGCGGTCCAGCTTCGTTTGAGCGATAAGACGGTGAAAAATTACCTGGCGAATATCTTCGATAAGCTGCATGTCAAACGTCGAACGGAAGCCGTCGCCTGGTTTATGAAGGAAACACATGTGCCCGGGGCCGCCCGAAGTCCTAAATTCTAGGGCTCCTGTGACCTTCTAGCGCTCGCCTGTCCTCGTGAAAACTTCTTTATCCCACCCCCCTTCTGGTCTTGTAGGATCGACGGGCTCTATGCTATTCCCTAATTGTTGTTCCAGGATCGGTCCATCTGCGAAGGAGAACGGGCTCGCCTCGCAGTTTCATCCGACCTAAACACCGAGATTCGTCTCTATGGGTTCGCCATCGAATACTGATCGGGCACTGTCCGTCGAACTTGCCCAGTTACGGCATCAAGTCCTCGAACTGCAGCAGGCTTTAGCCAATGCAGGACAAGACCATCTCCTCGCACAAGCGTGGGCGCTTGGGGCTGCCCAGGTCGGAACATGGGAATGGGAAGTCAGCACGAATCGTGTCATCTTGTCCTTGGAAACCGAACGGATCTTCGGCCTTCTTCCCGGATCCTTCGACGGCACCTATCAAGGATTCATCGCCCTCGTCCACCCAGAGGACCGTCAGCCGTTCAGCGCCGCCATGGCGACGGCAGTGGAAGACCGGACGTTCTATCGCATCGAACATCGCATCATGACTCCGCGTGGAACCATCCGGTGGGTTGCGTGCCGCGGCCGGGCCATGTGCAACGGGAACAAACCCGTGGCGGGCATGGTCGGCACTATTGAAGATATCACCGCGTGTCAACAGTCGGAACCGGTCCAACAAGGCATTCAAGAAACACTTGAAGCACATGTCCGTGAACACGCGACAGGATCAGAACAGGCCGTGCTCGATCTCAAGAAAGAAATCGAGCGGAGACAACAGGCTGAATCAGCGCTCAGGGCCAGTGAGCTATCCTACCAATCGCTGTATGAGCAGAACCCCTTCATGTACTTCACGCTGACTCCCGACGGGACCGTGTTATCCGTGAACCGCTTTGGTGCGGATCAACTCGGATATCCCAAAGAGGACCTCATCGGCCAATCGATCCTGAACGTGCTTGACCCAAAGGATCAGCAGACCGTGTTGTCACAACTCAAAGCCTGTGCGGCCACTCCATACTCGCCTTTACAGTGGGAAGTTCAAAAGATCAGGAGCGACGGAACACGGCTGTGGGTCAAAGAGCGGGCGCGCGCGATTCACGACCAAACCGGCCGCATCTTTGTGCTCGTCGTCTGTGAAGACATCACCGAGCGTAGGCGGGCTCAAACCCAGCTGCATGAAGCCTCGCGTTTGCTCTATACGCTTGTCGAAGAATCGGCATTCCCACTCGTCCGTCTTGATCGAGAAGGACGGGTGATCAGCTGGAACCATGCTGCCACACGCCTGTTCGGCTGGTCTGAAGAGGAGGTGTTGGGGCGTGAACTCCCTTATGTTCCCCCGGGTGAGGAAGCAACGGCCGATGCATTATGGCAAGCGGGGATCAACGGAGAGTTGGCCGGCCCGGTGGAGCTCAGACGCCGACGAAAGGACGGTCAGATACTCGACCTCCTCCTTTGGCCCGTCTGCGTCCATGACGAGTTCGGACAGCTCTCGATGGCCGTCGGCTTGTATGTCGATCTCTCGGACCTGAGACGAGCCGAGGAAGCCAAGGTCAAGAGCGAAGCTCGCCTCCGTTCATTCCTGGACGCTCTGGACGACTTGGCGTTTGAATTCGACCGGGACGGGAGATATCTCAACGTGTGGACCCGGAACGAAGATAAACTTCTTCTTCCCAAACAAGATCTCATCGGCAGACACGTCACGGATGTCTTCGGACCTGAAGCCGGCGCGCATTATCTCACCGCGATTCGTCAGGTCGTCGATACAGGCGAAACAGCCACGGTTGAATACATCGTACCGTTGGAAGGGGCTTTACGACACTTTGCCGGGACCTTAACACTCATCCCGGCGAGTGGGGAACATCAGGCCACAGTGGGTTGCATCGTACGCGACATCACCGAAAGTCGCCTCGCCGAAGAGCAAGTTCGGGAGAGCGAGATGCGCTGGAGAGCGCTCTATGAACATGCGGGAGTCGGAATTGCCCAGCTCGACTTAGACGGACGGTTTCTCAGAGTAAATTCGCACCTGTGCGGGATGTTGGGGTATTCGTTGGAGACGATGTTCCGGACGAGGTTTCAAGAACTCACACATCCCGATGACCTCGCAGCCAATCTTGACTATCTTGACGAATTGCTCGAGGGAAAACGTCCTTCCTACTCGATGGAAAAGCGGTATCGTCGGAGCGACAACACCTGGACATGGGTCGACTTGACCGTTTCGCTTGTCCGGAATGCCTCAGGCAATCCGGCCTATTTCATCGCCGTTGTTCAGCATATCGATGATCGAAAGCAGGCAGAAACCCATTTGCGAAAAAGCGAACAGGCAATCCGATCGTTGCATGAAGCCACGTCACATCCCGGGCTCACCTTCGACCAGCGCATTCAAACCGTCTTGGAGATCGGCTGTCGCCGTTTTCACCTCCCCATCGGCTTCGTCACCAGTGTTCGCGGCGATCAACTGGAGCTGACGCACGTTTGGCCGTCAAATGGCTCTTTCACGCCCGGCATGCGCATGCCGTTGTCTCAGACCTGTTGTGGCGAGACGTTGAAGGCGAATGATGTCGTGTGCTTTAACCATGTCGGAGCCTCAGCGTGGTCCAACCATCCCGGCTATAAGAACCTCGGACTTGAATGCTACATCGGCACCACATTGATCGATCAAGAGCGGCCACACGGCACAATCTGTTTTATGGGACCCGAGCCTTCTCCCAACCGCTTTAGCCAAGCCGACAAGGATTTTTTACAACTCATGGCGCGCTGGATCAGTGGAGAACTCCTGCGAAGAGACTCTGAACAAGCCTTGAAAGAACAAGAAGCGCTTTTACGGGCGGTCATCGAAACGGCGACTGACGCGATTTTCATGAAAGATGGCGATGGACGCTACCGGTTCATCAATTCAGCCGGAGCGCTGGTCATTGGAAAGTCTACCACCGAAATTATTGGGAAGAGCGATGACGCAATCTTTCCTCCGGCCATCGCAACGCGTCTCATGGCCGATGATCAAAAGGTTTTTTCTGGAGCTGTGCAGCGACAATTTGAGGAGATTCTTCCGATGAAGGGAGAATCTCGGACTTTCTATTCGATCAAAACCCCTCACCGGGATCGGACCGGCCGGATCGTCGGCTTGGTCGGCGTGTCACGTGACATGACCCACGTCAAACGTGCTGAGCAAGCCCTGCGTCTCACCCAGATCGCTGTCGACCGGTCCGCCGACCTCGTCTTTTGGATCGACAAATCAGCGCGCTTTCTCTACGTCAACGACGCGTCCTGTCAGCGGTTGGGGTACACACATGAAGAACTCCTCCGCATGACCGTTGCCGATATCGATCCCGATCATCAGATGGACCGGTGGCCTGAACATTGGGAAGAGCTGCGCCGGTCAGGCCGCCTCCGCTTCGAATCACGACACCGTGCTCAATCGGGAGAAACCTATCCCGTCGAAGTTGTCGCCAATTTCGTTGCCGTCGAAGGCCGTGAATACAACTTCGCCTTCGTTCGCGACATCTCCGAGCGGAAACGCTCGTATTCACTCCTGCAAGCCGCCATCAACTCAGTCGCCGACGGTTTACTCGTCATCGATCGACAAGGTACGGTGACGAGTGTCAACCAGCGCTTCCTACATCTATGGAATATTCCACACACACTGGCCGATAACCGAGACGACGCGGCATTGCTGGCGTTTATGGCGGACCAACTTCGGGACCCTCAAGCCTTCTTGAGGAAGGTTCGCGAGCTCTATACGTATCGTGAACAAGAAAGCTTCGATGTGCTCGAATTCAACGATGGACGCGTCTTCGAGCGCTTTTCACGACCTCAGATTCTCGCCGGGGAAATCGTCGGCCGTGTCTGGAGTTTTCGTGATATTACCGAGCAGAAGCGCGCCGAGAAAGCGCTACGTGATAGCGAGCTGAGGCTCCAGCATTTTGTCGCGGAAGCTCCGGTCGGGCTGTGTATTCTGGATCAAGACTGGTGCACGATCTGCGCCAACAAAGCCTTGTGTGAGTTAACGGGGTATGAAGAGCATGAAATCGTCGGAAGCACGTACGCCCTATATACGCATCCGGATGATCTCTCGGCCAACATCGTATTGACGGATGAGTTTTTTCGAGGAGTCCGATCGAGCTACGCCTATGAAAAACGGTACATTAGGAAATCAGGTGAAATCATTTGGGTCTCAGTCAAGGCGACCCGTATCGAGTTATCAGACAAAACCGGACCCTTTCTCCTTGCCGCAATTCAGGATATCACCGAGCGCAAGCTGGCGACTGAAGAACGAGAGCAATTGAGCCGGGATCTGCACGATAACATTTTGCAAGCGCTCTATGCCGTCGGTATGCAGCTGGAGGCCGGCAAGCTCTCCTTGGGACGCTCCACCCGCCGGTCGAAAGCGCATATGACTCAAGCCGTCACCCAACTCAACAACCTCATGGTCGATGTTCGGCGCTTCATTGCCCCATTGACCCAACGGACGCCCGCGAAGTTGGACTTCGGACAAGCACTGGAACAACTGACCGCTTCGATGACAGGCGCCGACCATACCACACCTGAGCTGGACATCAAGACCCCCGTCCTGTCCTTCATCACTCCCCAACTGGGAGAGCAACTCCTCAGTATCGCACGCGAGGCTCTCAGCAATAGCATGCGCCATGCTCGTGCCTCCCGTCGATGGGTGTGTCTGAGTCTGATGGATAATACGATCCGTTTAGTCATCGGTGACGACGGCGTCGGCTTTGCTCCCAAGCGCAAGCGTCGCACGGGTCACGGACTCAGCAATATGGCAGCCCGCGCCAGACGCCTCCTTGCCACGTTTGCTCTCGATAGCACGCCGGGGCTGGGCACAACTATTACCGTGGATATTCCATTGAAAAAGGGCACTGTCTATGAATAGATCCCCACTGATTCGGCTGGTCATCGTGGATGATCATGAAGTGGTGCGCATCGGTCTCTGTGCTGTCCTCAATCTCACACCCGGGATGAAGGTCGTGGGCCAGGGAAAGCGAATGGAGGAAGCAAAAAAACTCTGTCTCCGGCTCAAGCCGGATCTCGTGCTGCTGGACATCCGATTACCGGACGGGAGCGGGGTGGACGCCGCCCGCGAAATTCTTACGAAGTGTCCTCAAACCCGTGTACTGTTCCTGACGAGTTTTGCGGATGATCATACCGTGTTGGAAGCGATTCTCGCCGGCGCTCACGGATACATCCTCAAAGACATCGCTTCCAAGGCTCTCGTGCGTGCCATTCGGACCGTGGCTTCCGGACAAGCGCTCATTGACCCGCGGTTGACAAAACATACGTTGGAATGGCTGAAGAATCTGTACAGTGAGCCGGGGCAATCGAAACGCCCGCTCCTTTCTCCTCAGGAGCAACGGCTCCTGCCCTTGGTAGCGAGAGGCCTGACGAATAAAGAGATCGCGCATGATCTACGGCTGAGCGAAAAGACCATCAAGAACTACCTCTCAAATATCTATTCAAAGCTGAGTATCGGACGACGGTCGCAGATTGCCGCCTTCTATGCCGGAAGTTTTAAAGGCTCTGGTTCGCAATTACCCCTGGACACTCCCTAAGTCCGACAGGGCCTGCGACTCGGAGACGGGGTGAGCTGCTTCACCGTGCAGCACGCTCAGTCGATAGAATTGACACCTTGGAAGTCACTGACTAGGATACACCTCACCGTCGATTCTATTTTCCCCAGATGTGTCATCGTTCGACTGTGAGGAGGTGTTAATGTCCGACGCTCGTTTGTCCGAATCCCGAGAGACACTTTCATCACCTAAGCCCTCTCACTCAGCCAGCAATCAGGTCGAGGCGGTGTTCGAGGCGGTCGTCTTCGCCAGTCGATGGATTCAAGCACCGCTCTATGCCGGCCTCATCGTCGCGGAACTGCTGTACGCCTACAAATTTCTCCTCGAGCTCTGGGAAATGGTAATCCACATCAACCAAATGAATGAAACCGTGTTCATGCTAGGAGTCTTGGGTTTGATTGACGTGACCATGGTGGCCAATTTGCTGACCATGGTCGTGATCGGCGGGTACGCAACGTTCGTCAGCAAGCTGGATTTGGAACAGCATCCGGACCGCCCGGATTGGCTCACACACGTCGATCCCGGGACGATCAAAATCAAACTCGCGGCCTCGCTGATAGGGATCTCCAGCATTCATCTCCTGAAAGCCTTCGTCGACGTGGCGAACGAGAACCCTGAACATATCAAGTGGAAAATCTTTATCCACATGACTTTCTTGGCCTCGGCCATCCTCTTGGCCTGGACCGATAAGATCATGCAGAAAGACAAGAAGCACTGAACGCTTCATGGAACCAGTTCGTCACAGGTAGGCGTGCATGACCGGTCTCCATTTGAATCAAGGCCGGCCCGGCAATAACTACGAACAGCGTGCGAGCGCGACAATACGCTAGCGTGAGAGTACTTCAGGAACCCACGAGGCGGTCACAGACTTGATCGCTTCGACAGTGAGTGGTCCATCGAGATATCCGTCGATGTGACACGTCCTATTGGCAGGAAGATCGCTGTCGGATAGCCCGCGCCCGAGGGCGACTATGTGAAGGCTTGGTAAACGTTCCTTGAGTTGCAGCACGTTCATGCGTTCCGTCTCATCGACCACCCGGTCGAAATCCGCAAATAGCAACAGCGGTGTCGGTATGGGGCGTAGACTTCTCAGTTCCTCCACGGAAATGACCGTTTGAACTCGACAGCCGAGTTTTTCTAACGTTCTCACAAGAACGGTCTGACTGACCACGTCTTTCATCATGACCAGCGCATTCCCAGGCTCGAAAGCCGGCTTCCGACTATCACTGGCTCGAGCAAGCGATAAATCAAACCAAAATTGGCTTCCTTTCCCGGGCTCACTTTCGAATTCCAGCGTTCCGCCCATCAGCTCGACGAGCTGTTTGGCGAGTGCCAATCCCAACCCGGTCCCGCCATACCTGCGTCGATCGGACCCGTCTGCTTGCACAAACGGCTGGAACAATCGGTAGGCAGCCGACTTACTGATCCCGATCCCGGTGTCACTGACGAGAAATCGGATACGGCTGGCCCCTGGTTGCAGCCCAGACGACAACTCGCCGGACGATGGCGCAACCAGTTGGACACGCAACCAAACCTCTCCCCGCTCGGTAAATTTCACAGCGTTGCTGAGCAATACCGATAGAAGACGGCCGATACGGACCGGATCGCCCCAGAGCTTCATCGGCACCGTCGATGCGATTTCGTGACGAAGGAGAAGACCTTTCTCTTCCGACCGCTCTTGAAACAGAGCGAGATTCTCGTTGATCACCGCACTCAACACAAATTCCTCCCGGATGAGCATGACTCGCCCTGATTCCAATTTGGAAAAGTCCAAGATATCGTTCACGATTTCGAGCAAGGCTTTGGCGGACAGCCGAATCGTCTCGGCACAATCCCGCTGCTCCGGCGTCAGCTCGGTCTCAAGCAACAATTCATCCATCCCGATAATGCCGTTCATTGGAGTACGAATCTCATGGCTGATCGTGGCAAGAAATTCAGATTTCAACCGAGCCCCTTCAAGAGCCCCGTCTCGAGCCTGAACCAGCTTGTCCTGGCTGTCCCGCAATTCTTGCATGGCTTGACCGGCTCGTAACATGTATCGCACCCGGTGTTTCAGCAACAGGCCATTGATCGGCTTGACGATGAAATCGGTAGCTCCGGCATCATACGCTTGAGTAACGGACTGATAGTCTTCCAGCCCTGTCATGATGAGTACAGGTGTATGCATGCCTTCCGGCAACCGCCGCAACTCGGCACAGACGGCAAATCCATCCATTTCAGGCATCATGATGTCCAACAGCACCAGATCAGGACGGGTCCTGACGAACACCTCAAGCCCTCGTCGACCATGTTCGGCCTCTTCAACCAACCAGCCTGATTGCTCAAGCGCTTCACGGGCCAGCAATCGCGCGACGGAATCATCGTCGATGATCAGAACGGTCGGGCAATGCTCTTCCATCATGCTGCGGACCTCCCCTTCTCCAGCTCTGCTTGAAAGGCGGTACACACAGCCGTGTAATGTTGCTCGAGTTCGCTCAAGATTTCGTGAGCACGATCCAGATCTTGACCGGCACCCATCAGTTCCAATTCGCGACAGTCGGCAGCTAGAACGGAGGCTCCGAGTTGGGCGCTGCTCGACTTCAGACAATGCGCGGAAGCCCGCAACTCAGCCGCATTCTTTGACAGGACAGCGCGGCGTATCCGATCGATCATCGCTGGTGACGCGTCGATGTATTCAGACAAGATGCGAGCGAAGATGTCCGGGTGGCCAGGCCGTTGCAATTCGCGGATGGCAGCCAACGCCGCTTGATCGATGATCGTCACGTCAACACGTGTGTCATCACGAGTCCCCACTCTCTGAGGAACGGTTGGTTGTCGGCCACACGTCTCCAGCGATGGCGAACTCGGCGTTACGCCGCACCCTTCTACTGGCTCGGCTTTCCCCCTCGGCAGCCAACGAGCCAATACATGTTCGAGTTGTGAAGGTGTATAGGGTTTCGTCAGGTAGTCGTCCATGCCGGCGGCCAGGCAAAGGTCCCGGTCTCCCTGCATCGCATGCGCCGTCAGAGCCACGATCGGCACCCGGCGGATGCCTATATCCCCCACTCGCTGGGCTTCATGTTCTCTGATCAACCGGGTTGCGGCAAGACCGTCCATCTCAGGCATCTGGCAATCCATGAAGACGAGCGCATAGTCCGTCACGGCTGTTGCTGCGACCGCTTCTCGCCCGTTCTCAGCGGTATCGATCAGGCAATTGAACGCTTCCAGCATGCCGTACGCGACCTCGCGGTTCACCGGGTTGTCCTCAACCAGCAGAATGCGCACTTCGGCGGATCCGACCGGTTGATGATCGACGTTTTCAGACTCAACCTCATGTCCTCCTAAGATGGGAGATAACACCGGGCTGTGAACGGGATTGCATTGCGCGAAATAGGCGGTAAACCCGAAGATAGACCCCTTACCCGGATGACTCCAGAGCTCGATGTTTCCACCCATCAATGTGACAAGCTGCTTGACGATTGCGAGCCCCAAGCCGGTCCCACCGTATTTCCTGGTGGTCGAACCATCGGCCTGGGAAAATGCGTCGAAGATGTGGGCTTGAACTTCGGGAGCAATGCCGATGCCGGTATCATGGACCGTAACGGATAGTCCGTGCAGATCCCCCCTCTGATCCTCAAGAGCAACACATACCTTAATGCTTCCCTGTTCCGTGAATTTGACGGCATTTCCGACCAGATTCACGACGATTTGTCTCAGCCGGATCGGATCGCCGAGCAGATACCCAGGGATATCACGGTCGATCTGCCAGGAAAGTGTCAGCTGTTTCTTCTGCGCTGCCGGTCCTAACAGATCAACCGCTTCCTGGATCGTCCGACGAACTTCGAAGGGAATCGCCTCAAGCTGCAGTTTCCCGGCCTCGATCTTCGAAAAGTCCAAAATGTCGTTGATGATGGCGAGTAATACCGTGCCGGATCGGTGGATCGATTCCGCCAAATGCCGCTCTCTGTGACCAAGCGCACATCGCAGCAAAAGATCCGCCATGCCCAACACTCCGTTCATGGGAGTGCGAATTTCGTGACTCATGTTTGCCAGGAACTGACTCTTGGCGCGACTGACGGCCTCGGCAGTTTCCTTGGCATGACGAAGCGTTTCTTCTGCCGATTTTTGATCAGTGACATCGATATTGATTCCGACCATACGGTTCGACAACGCAGCGTCGCTCTTGATCGCAGTCCCGCGCCCAAGAATCCACCGATAGGAGCCGTTCTTATGACGAAGACGATGCTCAAGTTCGAATCGAGATGGCCGTGCGAGCAAATACGCCTCGATGGTATTCCAAACACGGTCGTAATCCTCAGGGTGGAGCCGGCTTTTCCACTCCGCGAATGTATTGCCCAACTCGTGATCCTCATACCCAAGTTGCCGCTTCCATTCAGGCGAGAGATACACAACATTCGATTTCAAATCCCAGTCCCAAATCCCAATGTTCGCGCTCTGGACCGTCATCGTCAGCCGTTCTTCACTGGTTCGCAACGCCTGCTCAACCTTCCGTCTATCGGCAGCCTCGATGGCTAAAGCCACCGCATTGGCGATGGACGTGGCGAAATGTTGCTCTTCGCGCGTCCAACGTCGCATAGGGCCGATATGCTCATGACAGATCACACCGATCATCCTGCCTTCCGAGAGAATCGGAACGTCGAGCATGGACGTAATCCCCAGCGGCGCCAAATACCCCTCGGCAAATTCCGCAGTCCTCGGATCGGCTTGCGCATCATCGGCTGATACGATTCGCTCGGTATCCAGCTCCTGAAAATACCGGGGATATGCGATCGCCGACAGTTCGAGGCCTTGGGAATGTTCTCGAGTGGTCAATTGATAGAGATTGACGCACTGAATGGCGGACCGATCCGCCGTAAAGAACCAGATACTGACTCTCGCTGCATGAAGACACTCCGCTGCCACGCGTGTGACGGCTTGAAATGCTTCTTGAAGATTACCCCCGTAGACTTGCGGGCTTTTGGCCACTTCCGACAACCCCGCCTGAATTCGACGAAGAAGGCCTTCGGTCTGTTGCCGCTCTCGCTCTACCCGCTTCTCCTGACTGATGTCTCTGAACACGAGCACCGCGCCGGTGACGGTGCCATTCGAAAGCATGGGGGTCACGACCAGCGAGATGGGCACAAACTGACCGTCCGTTCTCACCAACAAACCATCGTCCGTTCGGTACGGTTCGCCGGAGGCAAGCGTCGGCAGCGTGGCATCGGTGATGAGACAGTGTTCTCGGTATTCTTCGGGTCCCGGAGAGATCATCCGATAGACAGGACGATCGCCTAGGGCATGCGCGGCTTCTCCCAACAGTTGCTCGGCGTGGGGATTCATCATCTGAATCTTCCACGCCGCATCCACGACGCACAGTCCATCTCCCAGCGCGTGCAAAACCGCCTGGAGTTTGTTTCGCTCCTGTGCGAGCTGAGTTTCGCTGGTTTGTTTGAGTTGCGCATAGAGATCCTGCATCTCCTTTGAAGAGAGGGCCAGCGATCGTTCCAGGAGCGCATGACCTTGATCGGCTTCCATATAGCTCCGGCTGATCCTCTCCAGCAGGTCACTCCACACCTCCGGCGACGGTGGGAGATGCTCTTGATCTAGGCCTAACCGCCTCAGTTGTCGTGTCAGTAGGGGGTGCATGAGAAATCACGCCGCTTCGCTCAGCGTCGTCAACGTCATCGTCTGATTGTGAAGATCGCAGGTTTCCGCCGTAAACGGAGAAATTTCCCCATAGGAATAGAATCCGATCTGCTGCGTCCCTTTGGGAAACACATCCAGAGTGGCCTCGGTTTCCTCTTCTGTCCGCTCTCCGAGAACGAGTCGTCGACCGACGCAACTGATGGCAACGGCTAAGGTGCAAGAGTTGGCGTCGGCTGCTGACTTGGTGGAAAATGCCGCTTCGGACGCCCCATGGACGAGCCGATCAAAATTGGCCTTCATCAGCTGCGCGAGAGACCCTTCCGGAATATCGCCAGCGAAGGTCAGAGATTGTTCCTCTTCGTTCACCGCAAGAATCGTTCGAACCAGGCTCTTGGAATCTGCTTGATGGGCACGTAGTGCGAGCGGGAAGAGGAGGCCGGTTGCCGGCAAACCGGAGGCTCGATCACCAAGATACTCCTTATACAGCTGAAGAGCAGGACGGCCATCGAGCTCGAACAGGACGTTTCCACTTGATCTGGTAACACGCCGCTCATGGCCGAACCGATCCCAGCCACCCTTTGTTCCGTGCCCGATCCTGATGCGATCTCCATAGGTAACCGACAGCCGTCACAAAACCCGATTGAGGCCGGCGGTCCTGCAGCACCCAGGTCCGATGAAATCGATCACCATCGCCGGCCAATCCGCCGGTCACCACGACGGAAGGGGATACCTCTGAATTCAGGCCCCGTACCAGTTCGCTCCCGTTCACACAAAGGCCGTCCGAAAGGACAAGGATGCCTTTCAATCGTGGGTCGTTCAGCTGTCTGGCAATATGCTGCCCAGCGGTGAACGAATCTTCCGCTGAGTGAGCAGGAGCACCGGCCATCCGAAGATCCGTATGATCGAATCGGACAATCGCCGCGCTCACGCTCTCGTCGAAGATCTGCGTCCCTAAAATCTCGCCGGCGGTCGAGCAGCCGATGGCTGTCGAATGGGGGTATTCATCGACCAACTCGCGGATCGGGTTGTCCGCATCGATAAAAGTGGAAGAACCGAACAGCACGATCAGTGTCCGATGGGAATCTATCTGAGGCCGATTCTTGATGGACCACCCTTCACTACGAT is a genomic window containing:
- a CDS encoding PAS domain S-box protein; this translates as MEADQGHALLERSLALSSKEMQDLYAQLKQTSETQLAQERNKLQAVLHALGDGLCVVDAAWKIQMMNPHAEQLLGEAAHALGDRPVYRMISPGPEEYREHCLITDATLPTLASGEPYRTDDGLLVRTDGQFVPISLVVTPMLSNGTVTGAVLVFRDISQEKRVERERQQTEGLLRRIQAGLSEVAKSPQVYGGNLQEAFQAVTRVAAECLHAARVSIWFFTADRSAIQCVNLYQLTTREHSQGLELSAIAYPRYFQELDTERIVSADDAQADPRTAEFAEGYLAPLGITSMLDVPILSEGRMIGVICHEHIGPMRRWTREEQHFATSIANAVALAIEAADRRKVEQALRTSEERLTMTVQSANIGIWDWDLKSNVVYLSPEWKRQLGYEDHELGNTFAEWKSRLHPEDYDRVWNTIEAYLLARPSRFELEHRLRHKNGSYRWILGRGTAIKSDAALSNRMVGINIDVTDQKSAEETLRHAKETAEAVSRAKSQFLANMSHEIRTPMNGVLGMADLLLRCALGHRERHLAESIHRSGTVLLAIINDILDFSKIEAGKLQLEAIPFEVRRTIQEAVDLLGPAAQKKQLTLSWQIDRDIPGYLLGDPIRLRQIVVNLVGNAVKFTEQGSIKVCVALEDQRGDLHGLSVTVHDTGIGIAPEVQAHIFDAFSQADGSTTRKYGGTGLGLAIVKQLVTLMGGNIELWSHPGKGSIFGFTAYFAQCNPVHSPVLSPILGGHEVESENVDHQPVGSAEVRILLVEDNPVNREVAYGMLEAFNCLIDTAENGREAVAATAVTDYALVFMDCQMPEMDGLAATRLIREHEAQRVGDIGIRRVPIVALTAHAMQGDRDLCLAAGMDDYLTKPYTPSQLEHVLARWLPRGKAEPVEGCGVTPSSPSLETCGRQPTVPQRVGTRDDTRVDVTIIDQAALAAIRELQRPGHPDIFARILSEYIDASPAMIDRIRRAVLSKNAAELRASAHCLKSSSAQLGASVLAADCRELELMGAGQDLDRAHEILSELEQHYTAVCTAFQAELEKGRSAA